The Juglans microcarpa x Juglans regia isolate MS1-56 chromosome 8S, Jm3101_v1.0, whole genome shotgun sequence genome has a window encoding:
- the LOC121243874 gene encoding WD40 repeat-containing protein HOS15-like isoform X1, producing the protein MISITSAELNYLVFRYLHESGFTHSAFAFGYEAGINKSTIDGNLVPPSALFTFVQKGIQYLELEANLSGTNADMDDDFSFLQPLDLITKDPYELQRIIKAKKENLQKDRLEENGKHNEDTQVNELEHTQEREEKKGREKEQEPGKETIEKDREREKGKEKEKAHQDHIINGEKCEDKFVMEYEENGTLGPEPMDISTNTTSLPCDISSHDVTILEGHTSEVFTCAWSPSGLLLASGSGDSSARIWTIADGPGSSSSQNGPLNVVVLKHFRGRTNEKSKDVTTLDWNGDGTLLATGSYDGQARIWSGDGELRNTLNKHKGPIFSLKWNKKGDYLLSGSVDKTAIVWDIKTGEWKQAFEFHSGPTLDVDWRNNVSFATCSTDGLINVCKVGENRPIKTFLGHQGEVNAIKWDPTGSLLASCSDDYTAKIWSLKQDKYLHDLKEHIKEIYTIRWSPTGPGTNNPNQPLLLASASFDSTIKLWDVELGRLICSLNGHRDPVYSVAFSPNGEYLASGSMDKCMHIWSVKEGKIVKTYSGNGGIFEVCWNKEGDKVAACFANNVVCVLDFRM; encoded by the exons ATGATCTCCATCACTTCCGCCGAGTTGAACTACCTTGTTTTTCGTTATCTCCATGAATCAG GTTTTACACATTCAGCTTTTGCTTTTGGATACGAAGCGGGGATTAATAAAAGCACTATTGATGGTAACTTAGTTCCACCAAGTGCTCTTTTTACATTTGTCCAAAAAGGAATTCAATATCTTGAGCTGGAGGCAAATTTGAGTGGT ACGAATGCTGATATGGATGATgatttctcatttcttcaaCCTCTAGATCTTATTACAAAGGATCCCTATGAACTACAGAGAATCATAAAAGCTAAAAAGGAAAATCTACAAAAGGATAGGCTTGAAGAAAATGGGAAACATAATGAAGACACTCAAGTAAACGAACTGGAACATACacaagaaagagaagagaaaaaaggaagagaaaaagaacaagaaccGGGTAAAGAGACAATAGAGAAGGATAGGGAGCGCGAAAAGggtaaagagaaagagaaggcaCACCAGGATCACATCATCAATGGAGAAAAATGTGAAGATAAGTTCGTAATGGAATATGAAGAAAATGGAACTTTAG GGCCAGAACCAATGGACATCTCCACAAACACAACGTCCTTGCCTTGTGACATTTCTAGTCACGATGTAACAATTCTAGAAGGCCATACATCAGAG GTTTTTACTTGTGCATGGAGTCCATCAGGTTTGCTGCTTGCATCTGG GTCCGGAGATTCAAGTGCCCGCATATGGACCATTGCAGATGGGCCTGGTAGCTCAAGTTCCCAAAATGGACCTTTAAATGTTGTGGTGCTGAAGCATTTCAGAGGTAGAACCAATGAGAAAAGCAAGGATGTAACAACACTGGATTGGAAT GGGGATGGGACTTTACTTGCAACAGGATCTTATGATGGGCAAGCAAGAATATGGAGTGGAGATG GGGAGTTGAGGAATACATTAAACAAGCATAAAGGCCCAATATTTTCTCTGAAGTGGAACAAGAAGGGTGATTATCTTCTTAGTGGCAGCGTGGATAAAACTGCAATTGTGTGGGACATAAAGACGGGGGAATGGAAACAAGCATTTGAATTTCATTCAG GTCCTACACTTGATGTCGATTGGCGAAACAATGTTTCATTTGCAACGTGCTCCACTGACGGTCTGATAAATGTTTGCAAGGTTGGAGAGAATCGACCAATCAAAACTTTCTTGGGGCACCAG GGTGAAGTTAATGCTATCAAATGGGATCCAACCGGTTCACTCTTGGCCTCTTGCTCTGATGATTACACTGCAAAG ATATGGAGTTTGAAGCAGGACAAGTATTTGCACGATTTGAAGGAACACATCAAG gagaTATATACTATTCGATGGAGTCCTACAGGACCAGGCACAAACAATCCTAATCAGCCGTTATTGCTGGCAAG CGCTTCATTTGACTCCACAATAAAGCTTTGGGATGTGGAACTCGGGAGACTTATCTGCAGCTTGAATGGTCACAG GGATCCTGTATACTCTGTTGCTTTCAGCCCTAATGGCGAATATTTGGCCAGTGGATCTATGGATAAATGCATGCACATATGGTCTGTAAAAGAAGGAAAGATTGTGAAGACGTATAGTGGGAATGGTGGGATTTTTGAAGTTTGTTGGAACAAGGAAGGTGATAAGGTTGCCGCCTGCTTTGCTAACAATGTTGTTTGTGTCTTGGATTTCCGAATGTAG
- the LOC121243874 gene encoding WD40 repeat-containing protein HOS15-like isoform X2, protein MISITSAELNYLVFRYLHESGFTHSAFAFGYEAGINKSTIDGLQTNADMDDDFSFLQPLDLITKDPYELQRIIKAKKENLQKDRLEENGKHNEDTQVNELEHTQEREEKKGREKEQEPGKETIEKDREREKGKEKEKAHQDHIINGEKCEDKFVMEYEENGTLGPEPMDISTNTTSLPCDISSHDVTILEGHTSEVFTCAWSPSGLLLASGSGDSSARIWTIADGPGSSSSQNGPLNVVVLKHFRGRTNEKSKDVTTLDWNGDGTLLATGSYDGQARIWSGDGELRNTLNKHKGPIFSLKWNKKGDYLLSGSVDKTAIVWDIKTGEWKQAFEFHSGPTLDVDWRNNVSFATCSTDGLINVCKVGENRPIKTFLGHQGEVNAIKWDPTGSLLASCSDDYTAKIWSLKQDKYLHDLKEHIKEIYTIRWSPTGPGTNNPNQPLLLASASFDSTIKLWDVELGRLICSLNGHRDPVYSVAFSPNGEYLASGSMDKCMHIWSVKEGKIVKTYSGNGGIFEVCWNKEGDKVAACFANNVVCVLDFRM, encoded by the exons ATGATCTCCATCACTTCCGCCGAGTTGAACTACCTTGTTTTTCGTTATCTCCATGAATCAG GTTTTACACATTCAGCTTTTGCTTTTGGATACGAAGCGGGGATTAATAAAAGCACTATTGATG GTCTCCAGACGAATGCTGATATGGATGATgatttctcatttcttcaaCCTCTAGATCTTATTACAAAGGATCCCTATGAACTACAGAGAATCATAAAAGCTAAAAAGGAAAATCTACAAAAGGATAGGCTTGAAGAAAATGGGAAACATAATGAAGACACTCAAGTAAACGAACTGGAACATACacaagaaagagaagagaaaaaaggaagagaaaaagaacaagaaccGGGTAAAGAGACAATAGAGAAGGATAGGGAGCGCGAAAAGggtaaagagaaagagaaggcaCACCAGGATCACATCATCAATGGAGAAAAATGTGAAGATAAGTTCGTAATGGAATATGAAGAAAATGGAACTTTAG GGCCAGAACCAATGGACATCTCCACAAACACAACGTCCTTGCCTTGTGACATTTCTAGTCACGATGTAACAATTCTAGAAGGCCATACATCAGAG GTTTTTACTTGTGCATGGAGTCCATCAGGTTTGCTGCTTGCATCTGG GTCCGGAGATTCAAGTGCCCGCATATGGACCATTGCAGATGGGCCTGGTAGCTCAAGTTCCCAAAATGGACCTTTAAATGTTGTGGTGCTGAAGCATTTCAGAGGTAGAACCAATGAGAAAAGCAAGGATGTAACAACACTGGATTGGAAT GGGGATGGGACTTTACTTGCAACAGGATCTTATGATGGGCAAGCAAGAATATGGAGTGGAGATG GGGAGTTGAGGAATACATTAAACAAGCATAAAGGCCCAATATTTTCTCTGAAGTGGAACAAGAAGGGTGATTATCTTCTTAGTGGCAGCGTGGATAAAACTGCAATTGTGTGGGACATAAAGACGGGGGAATGGAAACAAGCATTTGAATTTCATTCAG GTCCTACACTTGATGTCGATTGGCGAAACAATGTTTCATTTGCAACGTGCTCCACTGACGGTCTGATAAATGTTTGCAAGGTTGGAGAGAATCGACCAATCAAAACTTTCTTGGGGCACCAG GGTGAAGTTAATGCTATCAAATGGGATCCAACCGGTTCACTCTTGGCCTCTTGCTCTGATGATTACACTGCAAAG ATATGGAGTTTGAAGCAGGACAAGTATTTGCACGATTTGAAGGAACACATCAAG gagaTATATACTATTCGATGGAGTCCTACAGGACCAGGCACAAACAATCCTAATCAGCCGTTATTGCTGGCAAG CGCTTCATTTGACTCCACAATAAAGCTTTGGGATGTGGAACTCGGGAGACTTATCTGCAGCTTGAATGGTCACAG GGATCCTGTATACTCTGTTGCTTTCAGCCCTAATGGCGAATATTTGGCCAGTGGATCTATGGATAAATGCATGCACATATGGTCTGTAAAAGAAGGAAAGATTGTGAAGACGTATAGTGGGAATGGTGGGATTTTTGAAGTTTGTTGGAACAAGGAAGGTGATAAGGTTGCCGCCTGCTTTGCTAACAATGTTGTTTGTGTCTTGGATTTCCGAATGTAG
- the LOC121243875 gene encoding putative cyclin-A3-1 codes for MADQETSVRITRAAKKRAAAAMADEQTYTKKRVVLGELKNVLNISVPVDTTSGAEQQKPKCRSKSKKVKNPVTAATTKTTKKPVDTVATDSAGKSDDPQMCHAYVSEIHEYLREMEADPRRRPLPNYIESVQKDINANMRGILVDWLVEVAEEYKLVSDTLYLSISYIDRFLSLNVLNRQKLQLLGVSAMLIASKYVEISPPHVEEFCYITDNTYKKEEVVNMEADLLKSLKFEVGNPTIKTFLRRFNRVAQETYKTPNLQLEFLGYYLAELSLLDYNCVKFLPSLVAASVMFVARFIIRPKTHPWCSALEKNSGYRSADLKECVLTIHDLYLSRRGGALQAVREKYKQHKFKCVATMPSSPEIPASFFEDVEE; via the exons ATGGCTGATCAGGAGACAAGTGTCCGCATCACTCGCGCTGCGAAGAAGAGGGCCGCAGCTGCCATGGCTGATGAGCAGACGTACACCAAGAAGAGAGTGGTGTTGGGGGAGCTTAAGAATGTCTTGAACATCTCCGTTCCGGTTGACACGACTTCTGGCGCAGAGCAACAGAAGCCGAAATGTCGAAGCAAGTCAAAGAAAGTCAAGAATCCTGTGACGGCGGCGACGACGAAGACTACTAAAAAACCGGTGGATACGGTGGCAACGGACTCGGCTGGCAAATCAGATGATCCGCAGATGTGCCATGCTTACGTCTCCGAGATACATGAGTACCTACGCGAGATGGAG gCGGATCCGCGGAGAAGACCTTTACCCAATTATATTGAAAGCGTTCAGAAGGATATCAATGCTAATATGAGGGGTATACTAGTGGATTGGTTGGTGGAGGTTGCAGAGGAGTACAAGCTCGTTTCAGACACTCTGTATCTCTCCATTTCCTATATCGATAGATTCCTGTCTTTGAATGTTCTTAACAGGCAAAAGCTTCAACTATTGGGTGTTTCTGCAATGCTTATTGCCTC AAAGTATGTAGAGATTAGTCCTCCGCATGTGGAAGAATTTTGTTACATTACGGATAACACTTATAAGAAGGAAGAG GTGGTGAACATGGAGGCTGATCTACTCAAGTCCCTTAAGTTTGAAGTTGGCAACCCTACAATAAAGACATTTCTAAG ACGATTCAATAGAGTTGCTCAAGAGACTTATAAA ACTCCCAATCTTCAATTGGAATTCCTTGGCTACTACCTTGCTGAGCTAAGCTTGTTAGATTACAATTGCGTAAAATTTTTGCCTTCTTTGGTTGCTGCATCTGTTATGTTTGTCGCAAGATTTATAATTCGGCCAAAGACCCATCCTTGG TGTTCGGCCCTGGAAAAAAACTCTGGATACAGATCGGCTGACTTAAAAGAATGTGTTCTTACCATACATGACTTGTATCTAAGTAGAAGAGGAGGTGCTTTACAAGCAGTAAGAGAGAAATATAAGCAGCATAAG TTCAAATGTGTGGCAACCATGCCTTCATCTCCAGAAATACCAGCTTCTTTTTTTGAGGATGTTGAAGAATGA
- the LOC121243874 gene encoding WD40 repeat-containing protein HOS15-like isoform X3 gives MDDDFSFLQPLDLITKDPYELQRIIKAKKENLQKDRLEENGKHNEDTQVNELEHTQEREEKKGREKEQEPGKETIEKDREREKGKEKEKAHQDHIINGEKCEDKFVMEYEENGTLGPEPMDISTNTTSLPCDISSHDVTILEGHTSEVFTCAWSPSGLLLASGSGDSSARIWTIADGPGSSSSQNGPLNVVVLKHFRGRTNEKSKDVTTLDWNGDGTLLATGSYDGQARIWSGDGELRNTLNKHKGPIFSLKWNKKGDYLLSGSVDKTAIVWDIKTGEWKQAFEFHSGPTLDVDWRNNVSFATCSTDGLINVCKVGENRPIKTFLGHQGEVNAIKWDPTGSLLASCSDDYTAKIWSLKQDKYLHDLKEHIKEIYTIRWSPTGPGTNNPNQPLLLASASFDSTIKLWDVELGRLICSLNGHRDPVYSVAFSPNGEYLASGSMDKCMHIWSVKEGKIVKTYSGNGGIFEVCWNKEGDKVAACFANNVVCVLDFRM, from the exons ATGGATGATgatttctcatttcttcaaCCTCTAGATCTTATTACAAAGGATCCCTATGAACTACAGAGAATCATAAAAGCTAAAAAGGAAAATCTACAAAAGGATAGGCTTGAAGAAAATGGGAAACATAATGAAGACACTCAAGTAAACGAACTGGAACATACacaagaaagagaagagaaaaaaggaagagaaaaagaacaagaaccGGGTAAAGAGACAATAGAGAAGGATAGGGAGCGCGAAAAGggtaaagagaaagagaaggcaCACCAGGATCACATCATCAATGGAGAAAAATGTGAAGATAAGTTCGTAATGGAATATGAAGAAAATGGAACTTTAG GGCCAGAACCAATGGACATCTCCACAAACACAACGTCCTTGCCTTGTGACATTTCTAGTCACGATGTAACAATTCTAGAAGGCCATACATCAGAG GTTTTTACTTGTGCATGGAGTCCATCAGGTTTGCTGCTTGCATCTGG GTCCGGAGATTCAAGTGCCCGCATATGGACCATTGCAGATGGGCCTGGTAGCTCAAGTTCCCAAAATGGACCTTTAAATGTTGTGGTGCTGAAGCATTTCAGAGGTAGAACCAATGAGAAAAGCAAGGATGTAACAACACTGGATTGGAAT GGGGATGGGACTTTACTTGCAACAGGATCTTATGATGGGCAAGCAAGAATATGGAGTGGAGATG GGGAGTTGAGGAATACATTAAACAAGCATAAAGGCCCAATATTTTCTCTGAAGTGGAACAAGAAGGGTGATTATCTTCTTAGTGGCAGCGTGGATAAAACTGCAATTGTGTGGGACATAAAGACGGGGGAATGGAAACAAGCATTTGAATTTCATTCAG GTCCTACACTTGATGTCGATTGGCGAAACAATGTTTCATTTGCAACGTGCTCCACTGACGGTCTGATAAATGTTTGCAAGGTTGGAGAGAATCGACCAATCAAAACTTTCTTGGGGCACCAG GGTGAAGTTAATGCTATCAAATGGGATCCAACCGGTTCACTCTTGGCCTCTTGCTCTGATGATTACACTGCAAAG ATATGGAGTTTGAAGCAGGACAAGTATTTGCACGATTTGAAGGAACACATCAAG gagaTATATACTATTCGATGGAGTCCTACAGGACCAGGCACAAACAATCCTAATCAGCCGTTATTGCTGGCAAG CGCTTCATTTGACTCCACAATAAAGCTTTGGGATGTGGAACTCGGGAGACTTATCTGCAGCTTGAATGGTCACAG GGATCCTGTATACTCTGTTGCTTTCAGCCCTAATGGCGAATATTTGGCCAGTGGATCTATGGATAAATGCATGCACATATGGTCTGTAAAAGAAGGAAAGATTGTGAAGACGTATAGTGGGAATGGTGGGATTTTTGAAGTTTGTTGGAACAAGGAAGGTGATAAGGTTGCCGCCTGCTTTGCTAACAATGTTGTTTGTGTCTTGGATTTCCGAATGTAG